Genomic segment of Cataglyphis hispanica isolate Lineage 1 chromosome 23, ULB_Chis1_1.0, whole genome shotgun sequence:
cattctataTGCCTTCAAgtgtaaaacatttttttctcattcacGGAAAAATGCATGATGATTTCAGACCTCGCAGATTTCAGTGCAATACGTTCCCGTAGGCACGACATCCGATCAAATAAAAGCTATGCAATCATTGAGAGACGCCGTGAAATGCGTGAACTTTACTCAGGGATATGAGCACATCGCGATTTATTCATTAGATTACGTAACATGGACATCGAATAaggtaaatgaaattttttatctcatcaatcaaatatgtcaataattaataaatttgcgcaGATCATCGGTGAAGAATTAATTAGGAACTTGAGCCTGGAGATAATGGCGGTAGGAATAGTAACATTGGTGCTACTTAGAAACTTACTGACGTCGTTTTGGGTAATGTGTTGCGTATTATTCACACTTATCGACCTTCTGGGTTCGATGTACTTCCTGGGATTGACCGTTGAAATCTCGTCGACTATTATGATCCTGCTTTGTGCAGGATTAGCAGTTGATTACGCCGCACATATCGGTCTGGAGTTTATACGCTCGAGCGGCAGCAAACAAGGTCACTAGTAATCATATTAGAAATGTATATGGATtgagaacaaaaatatatttttattccacaagatttttttaccaatttaaattaaaataaaaacttttattcaagttgattaaagattatatgattaaaaatttattgctaagtagatattatttcaatcttttaacattgaataagataattgatatttcttgattgtgatattttttgtaaagaggattataatattcaataatgctCATTAGAttgaaaactattatattatttcttatttcatagAACGAGCATTGACAACGCTCAACGTTATCGGACCAGCAGTGTTGAACGGTGGCCTGAGCACATTCTTCGCCTTCGTCCTGCTAGGTTTCAGCCAAGCTTACGTTTTCATGACTTTCTTCAGGGTATAAATCATAATGctctctattaaaaatataattgctgcaaaagaaattgaaatacaatAATCTTGTATTTGTTCCAGCTCTTCACATCAGTAGTACTATTTGGTTTGTTTCACGGATTGCTATTTCTACCCGTAATATTGAGTTTGGCGGGACCCGGCGAGAAAGCAAATTAGCACGAAAAAGAATCAAGATATATACCAAAACGGTTATTTTACTGTCTGTCTGTCCCAAAACgaaaaaagtaatatctttaaaatatcaatatattattaagcatattcttttttttttttttttttttcaagaacaaaaataacttttatttttcttttgtagatATAGAAGACGCTCTTGCtaaatgatatttaacaaTGCTTCAAAAGGCTGCTTAGGTAAACATTTttctagattattttatagtgCTGGAATTTGTAAGTTGTGGAATGAGTGCACTCATGTTacattgtaatatatgtatgcatatatattgtatatatatttacatacatgtaCACATGTGTGAAGAAGAAAAGCACTAAGtaaagatatcttttatacAAAGTTGAGAGTTATCTGCTTCGCCTGTTTGTAACCACTGTCCATCCATCGTCTTCTTGttcatttttatctacatcCATATCCTCATCCGAACTGCTATCTTGTTGTACTGGCAAAGAACGAGTAGATCGAATAGGTCGTTCACAGATAAGCCAAGGTTGTAGCGGTGGTAATTTCTCGAGTTCTGTTTTTGCTGTAGATTCATTGCCCTCTATGCAATATCGATAAAACCTTAACAATTCCTCTGCTACTTGTACAGTGCTGTTATCTTCCAATATTGTATTAAGTTGTTCATCCATATAATCCTCTAATTCGGCAGCAATCTGATCACTGGTCAATCcctctacaaaaaaaatacaatgaaatataatttataatattactctTGTGTAATAAGAAATAGTAAAAACAACTAACCATTCATATAGAGTACTTCCGTTGTATATGGACAAAATTCTATTGCTTTTTCTACTGAACCCATACCATGTTCTACCGCCAactaaaaaatagataaaattttattataagattataaaattattcttcagCTATATGGtgcaatacatttttcatgcttaaattaaataaagtaataattgttttctactctatattttttaaaaaaattaacttttaaaaatcaaagaattttatatttaaaattgatagaatgaaaacaaaaataagcaCCGCATAAAAAGTGCAACTAAACGAAAAGACTCTGcttttgatacaaaaaaattattctattaacgTTAACATGAGATTAGAAAGATTATGTGAGCTCACCTTTAAAGCTGTCCAGTTACTAAAAATACGTTGAGTAACcgataagaaaaatgatttagtGTCTTCCATTTTGaggttaatttaaattgatttaaatacacCAGGATACATCGGCCACCTATTTTTGGATTTTATTAGACACAAATATGAGCTGATGTGagcaaatgaaaattatgtgataaagaatgaaaaatagtcgttatgttaaaaattgtacACGCAGAAATTGTACACGCAGTTTGCTACTCACACACGTGCTACAAGCTAATCTAGCTTTACGAAATACGTAAAGTCAAATAAAGTTAGGTTAGTACTGTTAGTAGTGTCAAGtcttgtatgtgtatatgtatgtatacaaatatgtaaGAACATAATGTGacagttaaatataaatgttaacatatgtgaaacattaaaaaattataaaactataaagtgtataatattacattaaatgataataataatctaattaataagatattaagaaaactgGAGAACCAGATCTCCTACTTCGTTTAACCTTCAACTCCGTCTtatcaacaaaattataattgctttgTCTGCATATTTAAAGTATGTTTTTACGTTCAATCTACGTAAACCATGTCGGATGCATTTGAGGAGATACAAGCGATCAAAATAAAGAGGAACAGCTATCGCGAGAAGCTACAGAAGAGGAAACGCGAACGCCATGAATTATATACGCTCACTTCAACGCCAGTTTCATCCACCCTGACAGCGGAATCAGCGTGTCCTGGTATTGAAGAATACCATTtgcattacaaattttatagaaaaaaatttattcgcaattttattgtataaatctgTTGCAGATGCTAATGCATCTTCGCGCTCTGATCATAGCGAATATGAGAGAGATGTACTTTGCATCTTGCATGAATGCCTGCCTAATCTACCGATAACGTCTGCAGACTTGATAGATCAGCTACGCAAAAATCTCAATGCCGATGTATCTTCCTCCGACATTCATAAGATTCTAGAAAAACTGGCTGCCCAAGATATAGTCAAGTtagtaacaatttattatatcatttgatgtaatatgtataatcttatcctgtaatttatttaatatgaagcacacatatatatttataggatCAAAGAAGTTACAGAGAATGGAGTTTTTGGATATACAGTGTTATCTGTAACAGAATCCCAATCGTCATGTCAATCCCAATCTGACGACACAGAAAATCCCGAAAGCGTAGAAACATCTACGTCCGATCCAAACGACCATGTACCTCTAGAAAAGCAAGCAAAGATAGAAAAGAAGAATACTGAAGACATCATGTCCTTAATTTCGATGCCGACTAtcagagagaaggagagcaaAAAAGTTGGCGAGCAGATCTTGGACTTATTGTCAAAGCAGACTTCGAAAGAGAAATCGCTCGCTGAACGATTTCGCTCTCAGGGAGGCGCTCAAGTCATGGAGTTCTGTCCGCACGGTACAAGAGTTGACTGTGTAAAATTGAACGGCGGTCCGGGATTTGCAGAGAAGTGCAAAAAGCTGCACTTTAAGAAGATCATACAGAGTCACACGGATGAATCTTTGGGCGACTGTAGCTTTCTAAATACCTGCTTTCACATGGACACATGCAAGTAAGAATCCAAGAAGCactataatctatatatgattaaatccatatatgattaaatctGTTCATTTctcatacaaataaatatacaacatatattaatctagattttataaatttagatattagcTAAACTGCGCAATGTACTTCTCTGAATATCtctgtatttaaaaactaagtttttttatcacttttttatttcatgcaGATATGTTCACTATGAGGTGGATGGTCCTACAGCTCAACCAAAGGAAACCAATGACTCCGATAGtctaaacaatagcgcgcccAACAAGACGCTGAACTTGGATAATAAAAACGGTAGCAGTACGAGCAGCAATGTAGGCAGCGAATTGACTCTGTATCCACCACAATGGATTCAGTGTGACTTACGTTATCTCGATATGACAGTTCTTGGCAAATTTGCTGTAATCATGGCTGATCCACCATGGGATATTCATATGGAATTACCTTATGGCACTATGTCAGATGATGAGATGAGACAATTAGGAATTCCAGCGCTTCAGGATGAAGGACTCTTGTTTTTATGGGTAACTGGCAGAGCCATGGAATTGGGAAGGGAATGCCTACAGTTGTGGGGTTACGAGAGAGTTGACGAGATCATTTGGGTGAAAACCAATCAGTTGCAAAGAATAATACGGACCGGTAGAACGGGCCATTGGCTGAATCATGGTAAAGAACATTGTTTAGTTGGCATGAAGGGCAATCCTCGTATCAATCGAGGGTTGGACAGCGACGTGATCGTCGCCGAAGTTCGCGCCACTAGTCACAAGCCCGACGAGATTTACGGCATTATCGAACGCATGAGTCCCGGCACAAGAAAGATTGAATTGTTCGGTCGACCGCACAATGTGCAACCTAACTGGATCACTCTAGGTAATCAAGTTGACGGTGTTCATTTAATCGATCCGCAACTCATCAAAGCCTTCAAGAAACGTTATCCCGATGGAAATTCAATGAAGCCCGCTAAACCATAAATCTGTTCTCTTTGTACAATATATGAGAATAATGTTGACATGAATAAAACTACTTCACATTTTGTtagaatttattgcaaaatatatatataaattccatttaccatttaaatatatgctaatataaaataaacgcataattataaatataggaaaaccgatttatatcttatattttaaagttgataacatttgtgtgtgtatatgtatatattattgtacattatatttaagctATGCTTTATTTAGCATGTATGTCttacgtatatgtgtgtaagcTACTCTTCTTTAATGAAACTTATTATTcaagtggaaaaaaatatcaatgtagATTAAATTCCTTGAAAATTAGGATCAATttctgtgatatatatataaattaattcatttttagcACAAGATGAACTCGGATtatgaatgtaatatattaactgttttatatgtaagtacaaaaattataaatcaaatctctctaaatttatatcatcacatttattgtacatattacGGAATGTGCTGCcataatgtttcaaaaatttttagtaattactaaaaattccTTTAAACTTAAAGTGCTAAGGATtttgtaaagtaaaattacaacattaataagaataatttttgttgccCTAACTTTTTTGTactaattagaaatatttcatcatttttgtataatatattaacgaaTGTGCTTcttatcaaaaatacaaaaattcgcaaatgagcttttattatatatagccgATACTGTTGCGCTTTTGTTTGAGCAAACTTTTCCTtatagaaaaggaaaaatgatTATCGTTTATACTGCTTGTGGAAGTTCTCCTAGACATTGATGTCCGTGTAACGCGATTATTCGACTCTGATAATTCTGTGTTATTCAACAAGTTCTCTTTCTCGTCAGTGTTAAACACTTTATCCGGAATACTCATTCTAGAGTACAATTTGTTGAACGCATCAATCCAATGCCGTTTTTTATGTTCATCTTCCATCATGAAAGAATGTTCTCGGACTTTAAAACCAATTTccgcattatttttatcgtctgtttgtacatatatttgttcttTAGGTATGACGGGAAAGAACAGATTGTATTTTTTGATAGCACGCCGTGTAGAACGAGTTATTGCGAAACATGTGTCGAAAAGAAAGCAgtaatatttctacaaaaatattaatgttaacatatttaaatgaatttgttatgttatatcgataataaagTGTAAAATAGAACTTACTATTCCACGTGTGTCTTTAAGCTGACCTTCAATGATTAACTCTATGGCATTGACGATGCACTTGTCAGGATCATACtcgatttttgcatttattttcgatTGTGCGACCTTGCATTCAGCATCACCCATGATCCAATCAATATCTTTTAGCAAATCGGAAAGGACACTACTTGCTTCTTTCAGCAATAAATAATCTGCATCACTATTAAGAGTATGTTTTAAAATCTCCTTCACCAATAATGGATATTTGACGATCCTTGAACGTGGCACATCTAAATAAGTCCACAAGTCGACAGAATGTGGTAACTCTAATCGTTTTTTCAGAAATGATTGGAatcttttattactatatttcttCTCATCCAGTAAATATCTCGCCCAAACTAATGTTCTGCATCTTTCCAGATACGGTTTTTTCAACGTAGACAACTGCGAAAAtaaggaaattataaaatatcatatacataatatatatttataaaatattaataaaaaaaaaactgacccAATTCAATAATGTTGGACCGATAGTTTTTGTAAATCCAGATTTATCTCTGAGTTCAAGTAACTCATCCCTTAAGTTACTGTGTATTTCAATAAGATTTGTAAGATCACCAAAAAGGGTATATAACTCTTcagatgtaaaaatttcaGTAGACAACATTggttcataataaaaattttttagcacATAGAGCTCATTTAGTAGGACATTTTCACCACagtataattcataaatagcTTCCTGTCTTTTAATTTCACTTCGACTTAATATACTGTTTAAGCGCTCTTTACCATGTAACTGTGCAACATCCAACATCCAACTCCTGATTGTTAAATTGTTGCAACTCTCAGCAACATTATTCAATCTGAaattagcatatatattttgagaaacaaatttaatttctaaaccGAGATATTTAAGTGTCAGACAATTACTTTCTACGTAATGTTCCAGTTTCTACTTCATCttcaataattgataaatccGATGAGTTTGGTTGGGTCGTGAAAGATCTGTGCAGAGTGTTTCCCAGTTTACTTCCTACTAtggaagaggaaaaaatacTGCTAGCAACCTCTGTAATCCTGCGgcgctttttcttctttcctaTATCAGATTCCATGGATATGTCCATTGAGCTGATGCTCATTGCGTCGCTCTTTGGTCGTTTTCTTGATCTCTATTGCACAATGCGatacataaataacatttaaacattatgttcaacaaaaacaattttattgtcgATCAGTGTACAAATTGAACAATGGTAGGCCGAATAAACGTGAATGCGCTGCAACGTATATGACGTTAGTATAATTTCAATAGCAAAGCctggaaaattgaaaaaaaaaaagagaaatttgctCGGATTaacattaatgatattttgatattcgAATGTCGGTTACATTAGCCGCGAAAGATGTCATTTCGCGAAACATATGCCGACTCACCAGCCAAAACCTTTTCCGCGGTTCCTGAAACGTTTCTTTGATACTTGTGTTGCAATCATCGTTCATGCTTTATCgcgaattgtttaaaaaaaaaataatataattaaaactttatgagCAACCGACTGTACCGCACGCGCCGCATTTGATTTCACTGCACAAGCGGTTGTCAAACGGCATTCACGCGACATCTTACGGTACATATGAAGTTTATTCTTTGTGACTGAACTTCTTGCACTTTTTgagtttcctctctctttctctctaacttctatatatatatatatatatctcatttttaatgcacattAGTGCAGTAAGTTCAGTTATAATAGAGAATAGAAAGCAACAAACCTTTCATATGGAATAATATGCTTTATGTAATCTTcgtgtgtattattatttattggttGCTAATCAGGTATGAGTCGATTTGCCACCTGTGATCAgtgtttcatatataaatataactcttttatatttatacgcgcatttttataatatatattttataaagatctcTGAAGATATTGAAGATTATCACTATCAATTATGAATgacaatattatgtatgttaAGTTATAGTATTAGTATTAGTAATAAATTCATGTGCTTTCTTtgaaaacgtatttttttatatgcttttatatatacattattagatatatataagtatgaaataatgaaaatatcggagaaaatataagatatgtgGGAGAGGTTAGGTTATTAGAGAAACAATAAATatggacatatttttttatattaaatatcttattttatattataaatcataagcTATCAATGctcgttagaaaaaaattaaaatgtgataaaaaggAAACATCTGTTTAGAATGAACAATAATATGTCAACTGGTACGGGACCTAAGAAGAAGAACAAAACTATAAAACAAGTTGTTCCATGCACTGAACGTAAAGCGTCTGGATCTAATTGGGAGACGTACAAGAATTTGTTTGCTAAACCAAACATAGAAGAGGGTCATACTCTACAAAATAGGTATCCAAAACCTAAAAAACGACATGTTGCTTCGTTACATaaggtaaatatttaaaatattgcatttatatatatatgtatgtatatttattaatatacttctTGATATTTATGTCAATTGCAGAATCGAACAGAAGAGAACACTGAAACATACAATGATATCaagaataaagagaataaGACTTTGACGAAACATATTGCTATGGATTGCGAGATGGTTGGAATTGGTGATGGCACGGAGAGCATGCTAGCTCGAATATCAATTGTAAATAAGCATGGTTTTTgcttatatgataaatatgttaagCCAAGAGAGAAAGTTGTAGATTACAGAACAGCAGTAAGTGGAATTCGACCAGAACATTTGCAAGATGCAGAAGACTTTAGCACTGTACAGAAGGAAGTAGCAGATATGTTAAAGGGTCGAATTCTCGTGGGCCATGCATTGAAGCATGATCTTAACGTATTGTTCTTGTCGCATCCGCGAAGATATTGGCGAGACACCTCGAAATATAAACCTTTTCGTCAAATATCAAAGGGAAATACTCCCAGCTTGAAAAAACTTGCACATGAATTGTTAGGTAGAGAGATACAGGTGGGCGAACACAGTTCTGTGGAAGACGCGAGAGCGGCAATGCAGTTATATATGTTGTACAAGAATAAATGGGAATCGGAAAAAAAGGGGCGATGGTGAgcaatcttttatattcataaaaagaacTTCCATTTcgaaacacatttttatttaacaatgaaACAATTATGTACCAAACCTGAAAGCGACATGATGGAACTTAGattcatttattcaattaattattgtcgATCCATGaagattttacgaaatatctttataagttAAGTACACttttgtaatgtatatatttataatctgtataataaaatgaatcgtattttatataataaaatatattaatacacgtTTTtcactgtatataaaattaagtatattcatatagtatatataatttcaattgttatgttgttgatatttttcctttatatatatcaatctttttaaaGTCTAaagtaaaactaaaaaaaatgtattgataaTGACTCCAAGATAGTAAagcaaatttgtaaaaaaaaggttGAAGGTCAAGCTTTGCATTTATTTGGTAAACGCGTGGAATACATGATGACCTCGTTATCGGTATTAGCCTTGCATTTCTCCTTCCCTTAATACGATCACTTTAACGAACTCCATTCgatcattttatattctgcTTCAGTTGTGATACATACATTACTCATTCCATTGGATTTCGTTGGTGCGAGTACTTTGTGTTTTTCCCGTTTGCATGAGTAAAGTGTAATTATACTGTATTTTAtcgaaagttattttaaatttgatcaaCATTGTGACGTCTTATCTTTATCTCGTCTTATCACATTTAATCAAACGTGATATAGAACATATCTATTTCTTGTAAATTCAATGTGTTATTACAaccaatttgataaaaaaattaagtgtgAAAAGTTTTAAGcagatagatttaaatttaataaaatatatatgaatatgcttttatattaGGATAAAGAAAGACTGAATGCTCGATCTTCGATCGAatctatcataatttattgtgAATCTAATCAGTAGTTTCTGCGAAACTAAAATAATCTGAGTCGCTGCAACCGAGCTGCGatcttgaaaaagaaaaagttacatGAACGAATCGTTTATTCTgaattatacaatttcaaacaggaatagttatatatataagtgtgaCCTCTTTCGCAACTATACAGCTCTTTTAAACTACTGTAACAATTTTCATGCGATCAATTAGCAAAATAATACTCAttccaattaaaataattgaaagaatGGCTTCTCGCGAACTAAATTGCAAGTAAACAGATAACTTTTATCATTCTCAGCCAGTATGGAGATCtttctgtatataaataaaaaaaagatattaatattcaacattaatttaattttattaaaaagttgctTTCCGATTGGTCAAGaatgatatgataatataagcGTTACAGGTCCAAGATACCTAAAAACAacacgtttaaaaaatttccagaGGTCATgcagagaatttaaaacatCCTTTGGATGGTCTCTGGCCGTTTTTTGAACGTGTGTATTGTTAgggatttattataaaataaatattattatcgtctTCCTTATTAACTTACAAAATAGTTTATCGATCATTTTCGCTGAGTTCTGTGAAATTTGAACGATCATGAAAATTGCTGTGATCGGTGCCGGAGCCGCAGGACTCGCTGCGCTTCATCAATGCATTTCCGGTACTTACGACGACCAAGTAATATGCTACGAGAAAACGGATCAAATCGGCGGGACTTGGGTCTATCGAGAGGAAACTGGTTCCGATAGATACGGTTTACCGATTCATACTAGCATGTACAAAAGCCTCAGGTACGAATGCAGGCACAACTCTCGTTTTCTTTCAAGACAATTTTCAGTCCTGCACAGAAagcgaattttaattataaatccatcataattagtattttaatcTTGTATAGAGATTTAGTATCAATCTTCACTTCCTAACGCAGTAAATcctagataaaaattttatacttattatatataaatgtttaaatacattatagagattatttgatttgatttctaaaaattactaTATCACTTATGTTAGGACTAATCTGCCGAAAGAAGTAATGGGCTATCCGGATTTTCCGATATCGGAAAGACCCGAGAGCTATCTGTCGCGAACAGAGATACTGGATTTTCTAAACGCATATTGCGATCACTTTAAACTACGTCCTTACATTCGGGTGAGtgtataaaattgcattaatcaTGCAGCGTAAAAAATCGcgtctatattaattatattttaatatatatatatatatatatatatatatatatatatatatatatatatatatatattaaaatataattaataatatttaatgtgtaattcgtattaatatatatatatatatatatatatatatatatatacatatatatatttaatacgaattacacattaaaaattaatttacgcaaaaatacattattaaaataaaattgtcgatCAAAAGCAATGCTCGCGAAGcttgcaaattaataaaacaaattaaattttgctacatacatattgttataaatattctatgtcGCAGCTGCTGCATCATGTAGAACTGGTGGAACCGGCCGTGGGGGATCGGAAGTGGTCGGTCAAGGTCAGGGATTTGCAGAGGGACGCGATCGTGACCGAGGCGTTTGACGCAATCATGGTGTGCAACGGTCATTATTTCGAGCCCAGGATCCCGAAGATATCCGGTCATGATGTTTTCGCAGGCAAGCAGATGCACAGCCACGATTACCGGGTCCCCGAGATCTTCGACGGCAAGACTGTCGTCGTTTTGGGAGCTGGTCCTTCCGGTACACACAACATTAATACGAAATAGttcgcttatttttttaatacaaattttttagcatttatttttttctttgcaatccTCTAGcgtgtaattattaatgtgaGAATAATcgtgaagaaatttttttaatcataaaacattttttttctaataatttttgttttaattttattaaggttttaatgataaataaaattatatatatatatatatatatattcttgcgtaaatatttgatttttatctatagAATTATTGGATAAAAATACCTTCGATAAAGTTACTTGCGTTACAATTAAAATGCGTTTCTTTGTCCTCCGATCCAGGTATGGATTTGGCGTTGGAAATATCCAAGAACGCGAATCGCGTAATTCTGAGTCATCACTTGACCGAGACGATACTCACCGTGTTCCCCAAGAATGTCGTACAGGTAAAAGCGTCACGCGAGCTCAGAGAGAAAATAGTAAAATCAAACAAAACTTGAAGATACTTCTTAACGACCGCGTTATCTCTCTTTAGAAAGCTGACGTGGTGCAACTGACGGAGCACGAGGCGGTTTTTGCAGACGATACGAAAGAGCAGGTCGATGTCGTCTTCTATTGTACAGGTATAATCTTCCTCATGAGCCTCGTTCTCGTGTAACGAGATGATTAAAGTACATGTTTCCTTTTCGACAGGATACAAATATAGTTTTCCTTTTCTCGCCGAATCCTGCGGAGTTCGGACGGATTCCAACATGGTCACACCCCTTTGGAAGCATCTGGTGTCCATAGAAAACCCGACTCTGGCACTGGTGGGTCTTCCGTTCTACGTTTGCGCCTT
This window contains:
- the LOC126857880 gene encoding pre-rRNA-processing protein TSR2 homolog, giving the protein MEDTKSFFLSVTQRIFSNWTALKLAVEHGMGSVEKAIEFCPYTTEVLYMNEGLTSDQIAAELEDYMDEQLNTILEDNSTVQVAEELLRFYRYCIEGNESTAKTELEKLPPLQPWLICERPIRSTRSLPVQQDSSSDEDMDVDKNEQEDDGWTVVTNRRSR
- the LOC126857822 gene encoding N6-adenosine-methyltransferase subunit METTL3, with product MSDAFEEIQAIKIKRNSYREKLQKRKRERHELYTLTSTPVSSTLTAESACPDANASSRSDHSEYERDVLCILHECLPNLPITSADLIDQLRKNLNADVSSSDIHKILEKLAAQDIVKIKEVTENGVFGYTVLSVTESQSSCQSQSDDTENPESVETSTSDPNDHVPLEKQAKIEKKNTEDIMSLISMPTIREKESKKVGEQILDLLSKQTSKEKSLAERFRSQGGAQVMEFCPHGTRVDCVKLNGGPGFAEKCKKLHFKKIIQSHTDESLGDCSFLNTCFHMDTCKYVHYEVDGPTAQPKETNDSDSLNNSAPNKTLNLDNKNGSSTSSNVGSELTLYPPQWIQCDLRYLDMTVLGKFAVIMADPPWDIHMELPYGTMSDDEMRQLGIPALQDEGLLFLWVTGRAMELGRECLQLWGYERVDEIIWVKTNQLQRIIRTGRTGHWLNHGKEHCLVGMKGNPRINRGLDSDVIVAEVRATSHKPDEIYGIIERMSPGTRKIELFGRPHNVQPNWITLGNQVDGVHLIDPQLIKAFKKRYPDGNSMKPAKP
- the LOC126857831 gene encoding neuroepithelial cell-transforming gene 1 protein-like, which produces MNDDCNTSIKETFQEPRKRFWLRSRKRPKSDAMSISSMDISMESDIGKKKKRRRITEVASSIFSSSIVGSKLGNTLHRSFTTQPNSSDLSIIEDEVETGTLRRKLNNVAESCNNLTIRSWMLDVAQLHGKERLNSILSRSEIKRQEAIYELYCGENVLLNELYVLKNFYYEPMLSTEIFTSEELYTLFGDLTNLIEIHSNLRDELLELRDKSGFTKTIGPTLLNWLSTLKKPYLERCRTLVWARYLLDEKKYSNKRFQSFLKKRLELPHSVDLWTYLDVPRSRIVKYPLLVKEILKHTLNSDADYLLLKEASSVLSDLLKDIDWIMGDAECKVAQSKINAKIEYDPDKCIVNAIELIIEGQLKDTRGIKYYCFLFDTCFAITRSTRRAIKKYNLFFPVIPKEQIYVQTDDKNNAEIGFKVREHSFMMEDEHKKRHWIDAFNKLYSRMSIPDKVFNTDEKENLLNNTELSESNNRVTRTSMSRRTSTSSINDNHFSFSIRKSLLKQKRNSIGYI
- the LOC126857866 gene encoding uncharacterized protein LOC126857866 isoform X1, whose translation is MLYVIFVCIIIYWLLIRMNNNMSTGTGPKKKNKTIKQVVPCTERKASGSNWETYKNLFAKPNIEEGHTLQNRYPKPKKRHVASLHKNRTEENTETYNDIKNKENKTLTKHIAMDCEMVGIGDGTESMLARISIVNKHGFCLYDKYVKPREKVVDYRTAVSGIRPEHLQDAEDFSTVQKEVADMLKGRILVGHALKHDLNVLFLSHPRRYWRDTSKYKPFRQISKGNTPSLKKLAHELLGREIQVGEHSSVEDARAAMQLYMLYKNKWESEKKGRW
- the LOC126857866 gene encoding RNA exonuclease 4 isoform X2; translation: MNDNIIMNNNMSTGTGPKKKNKTIKQVVPCTERKASGSNWETYKNLFAKPNIEEGHTLQNRYPKPKKRHVASLHKNRTEENTETYNDIKNKENKTLTKHIAMDCEMVGIGDGTESMLARISIVNKHGFCLYDKYVKPREKVVDYRTAVSGIRPEHLQDAEDFSTVQKEVADMLKGRILVGHALKHDLNVLFLSHPRRYWRDTSKYKPFRQISKGNTPSLKKLAHELLGREIQVGEHSSVEDARAAMQLYMLYKNKWESEKKGRW
- the LOC126857845 gene encoding senecionine N-oxygenase-like, whose protein sequence is MKIAVIGAGAAGLAALHQCISGTYDDQVICYEKTDQIGGTWVYREETGSDRYGLPIHTSMYKSLRTNLPKEVMGYPDFPISERPESYLSRTEILDFLNAYCDHFKLRPYIRLLHHVELVEPAVGDRKWSVKVRDLQRDAIVTEAFDAIMVCNGHYFEPRIPKISGHDVFAGKQMHSHDYRVPEIFDGKTVVVLGAGPSGMDLALEISKNANRVILSHHLTETILTVFPKNVVQKADVVQLTEHEAVFADDTKEQVDVVFYCTGYKYSFPFLAESCGVRTDSNMVTPLWKHLVSIENPTLALVGLPFYVCAFSMFDLQVRFVLRHWHGERQFPARADMLRSEAEEAARRVERGLQKRHFHMMGPEQGHYYDDLASIAGVAPLPSVLTKLHNESSMRFLDDLVHYRQDRYKILDDYNFVQL